In one window of uncultured Draconibacterium sp. DNA:
- a CDS encoding single-stranded DNA-binding protein — MSVNKVILIGNVGKDPEVRHLDSGVAVANFPLATSESYNSKSGERVTTTEWHNIVLWRGLAEVAEKYVTKGRQLYIEGRIRTRSYDDKDGNKRYVTEIYGDQMTMLGNRADNQGSPDQGGAMQNSGTASTPQVSQPDIEEPEGDEDLPF, encoded by the coding sequence ATGTCAGTAAATAAAGTAATCCTTATTGGAAACGTAGGAAAAGATCCTGAAGTACGTCACCTTGATTCAGGTGTTGCAGTAGCTAATTTCCCTTTGGCAACATCAGAGAGTTATAACTCGAAAAGCGGTGAGCGTGTTACCACAACCGAATGGCACAATATTGTATTGTGGAGAGGGTTAGCCGAAGTGGCTGAAAAATATGTTACCAAAGGCCGCCAATTGTATATCGAGGGACGAATAAGAACCCGCTCGTACGACGACAAAGACGGTAATAAACGTTACGTTACTGAGATTTATGGCGACCAGATGACAATGCTTGGCAACCGCGCTGACAACCAGGGCTCACCAGACCAGGGCGGTGCAATGCAAAACTCAGGTACTGCATCCACTCCTCAGGTTTCGCAACCCGACATTGAAGAACCGGAGGGAGACGAGGATCTTCCATTCTAA
- a CDS encoding helix-turn-helix transcriptional regulator produces MEFKKLVYIILSLFIASSSSALEIKGTIDLSEQWQPKVFLALLNSPNDIFVASPDFIIAETFINPDGSFEINTQSVPDDERFYRLYLVQGDNASVEFSATQNKNYFHLLLNRQSEIELSATTRNNSLEVTVLNGSDDTKAIFDFDEKFQEQSSELSGQLPKAQSTFLSQELETFIHSVVADAKNPYVGLYALYHIEDKETDFLRNSDFYFNFQKRMEDEFPVTPYTEAYSALLDELIGFREFVCEMPGVQPKWKDWVMIIEAVIILILIVILIGLFQQLKKIRKQENDPANNLKPLYEALTLKQQEILGLLAAGKTNKEIAQELFVELSTVKTHINNIYRQLGVSTRKEAVDFHNSVKNRNQGV; encoded by the coding sequence ATGGAGTTTAAAAAACTGGTCTATATTATTCTTTCTCTTTTTATTGCAAGTTCTTCAAGTGCACTGGAAATAAAAGGTACGATCGATTTATCGGAGCAGTGGCAACCAAAGGTTTTTCTGGCTTTGCTAAATTCTCCCAACGATATTTTTGTAGCATCGCCCGATTTTATTATTGCCGAAACATTTATAAATCCTGATGGCAGTTTTGAGATCAATACGCAGTCGGTACCCGACGATGAGCGTTTTTACCGCCTGTATCTGGTACAGGGCGATAATGCCTCGGTAGAGTTTAGTGCCACCCAAAACAAAAACTATTTTCATTTGCTGTTAAACCGGCAGTCGGAAATTGAGCTGAGTGCTACGACTCGCAACAATTCTCTGGAAGTAACAGTGTTAAATGGGAGTGATGACACAAAAGCCATTTTTGATTTTGATGAGAAGTTCCAGGAGCAAAGCAGCGAATTGAGTGGTCAATTGCCAAAGGCTCAAAGTACTTTTCTGTCGCAGGAACTGGAAACTTTTATACATTCTGTAGTTGCCGATGCCAAAAATCCTTATGTTGGACTTTACGCCTTGTATCACATCGAGGATAAAGAGACTGACTTTTTACGAAACAGCGATTTCTATTTCAACTTTCAAAAACGTATGGAAGACGAATTTCCGGTAACGCCATACACCGAAGCCTATTCCGCCTTATTGGATGAATTGATTGGCTTTCGTGAATTCGTTTGCGAAATGCCCGGTGTGCAACCAAAATGGAAAGACTGGGTAATGATAATTGAAGCAGTTATTATTTTGATTCTTATTGTCATTTTGATTGGTTTGTTCCAGCAGTTAAAGAAAATACGAAAGCAGGAAAACGATCCTGCAAACAATTTGAAACCGCTATACGAAGCCCTGACTCTAAAACAACAGGAAATCCTGGGACTCTTAGCAGCCGGAAAGACCAACAAGGAAATTGCCCAGGAACTTTTTGTGGAATTGAGCACCGTAAAAACGCACATTAATAACATCTACAGGCAGTTGGGCGTGTCAACGCGAAAAGAAGCCGTCGACTTTCATAACTCCGTAAAAAACCGGAATCAGGGGGTCTAG
- a CDS encoding HU family DNA-binding protein → MTKADIVNEISKETGIEKVTVQKTVEAFMETVKDSLVDGKNVYLRGFGSFVVKKRAEKTARNISKNTTIIIPAHNIPSFKPAKTFVSEVKNQVK, encoded by the coding sequence ATGACTAAGGCAGATATTGTAAATGAAATTTCGAAAGAAACGGGAATTGAAAAGGTAACTGTTCAGAAAACAGTAGAAGCTTTTATGGAAACTGTAAAAGATTCACTGGTTGATGGCAAAAATGTTTATTTAAGAGGTTTTGGTAGTTTTGTTGTTAAGAAAAGAGCAGAGAAAACTGCCCGTAATATTTCTAAAAATACAACCATTATCATTCCTGCGCACAATATTCCTTCGTTTAAACCAGCGAAAACATTTGTATCAGAAGTTAAGAATCAAGTAAAATAA
- the gldD gene encoding gliding motility lipoprotein GldD has translation MRFAYTLLLLSFLVGCKENYTPKPRGYYRIDFPEKSYTDLNRTFPYDFEIPEYAKIEKDTRNRNEPYWINISVPENKVEIHISYYDLNSQKDDYKLLAELMEETRTLAYKHSIKADAIEERLFMNPAKKVYGTIYSIEGNAASPMQFFLTDSTRHFLRGAFYIGEVPDIDSLSPVISFIEPDVIHMIETTSWK, from the coding sequence ATGAGATTCGCATATACACTATTATTGTTGTCATTTTTAGTGGGTTGTAAAGAAAATTACACACCCAAACCGCGAGGTTACTACCGCATCGATTTTCCTGAAAAAAGCTACACTGATCTGAACAGAACATTTCCGTACGATTTTGAAATACCGGAATACGCGAAGATTGAAAAAGACACAAGAAACCGCAACGAACCCTACTGGATAAATATTTCAGTGCCCGAGAATAAGGTGGAAATACACATTTCGTATTACGACCTGAACAGCCAAAAAGATGACTACAAACTTTTAGCTGAGTTAATGGAAGAGACGCGCACGCTGGCTTACAAACATTCCATAAAAGCCGACGCAATTGAAGAGCGTTTATTTATGAATCCTGCTAAAAAAGTGTACGGAACCATTTATTCCATTGAAGGAAATGCCGCCTCGCCCATGCAGTTTTTTTTAACCGACAGTACCCGGCATTTTTTACGTGGCGCGTTCTACATTGGCGAAGTTCCCGACATTGATTCGTTGAGTCCGGTAATCAGCTTTATAGAACCCGATGTGATCCATATGATTGAAACCACAAGCTGGAAATAA
- the gldE gene encoding gliding motility-associated protein GldE, which translates to METEPLLSIAAIGSWQIQLHPISPGIIVSIIIVLFLLFTSALISGSEVAYFSLSASDKHKLRHKGKNNERVLHNLKSPEKLLATILVTNNFVNIGIVILTAFISNNLVSFVNAPTLQFVFQVVLITFFLLLFGEIFPKVYATHFALRFARFMALPLQTLEKLFRPINAILIYSTGFVNRRLQKHKKNISMDEISQALELTSDQELSDEKEILEGIVKFGNKSVEEIMTPRVDVVSIDIKANFEEVLEIINDSGYSRIPVYIDSFDEIGGLLYIKDILQHSHKNKTFKWQTLIRPPFYVPDTKKISSLLEEFQKTKVHIAIVVDEYGGTSGIVSLEDILEEIVGDITDEFDDEESFFTQLSENSYLFDAKVLLGDFYRVVNCDDTIFDEVKGDADTLAGLILEIKGEIPSLKEQVKCKTFTFTIEEVDNRRIKQIKVVVNQ; encoded by the coding sequence TTGGAAACAGAACCGCTTTTAAGTATAGCCGCTATCGGCTCCTGGCAAATTCAACTACACCCTATCAGTCCCGGAATAATAGTTTCAATTATTATCGTATTGTTTTTACTATTTACTTCGGCACTGATAAGTGGATCTGAGGTGGCTTACTTTTCATTGTCGGCCAGCGACAAACACAAACTGAGGCATAAAGGCAAAAACAACGAACGCGTATTGCACAACCTCAAAAGTCCGGAAAAACTTCTGGCTACCATACTGGTGACAAATAATTTTGTAAACATCGGCATTGTAATATTAACGGCCTTTATTTCAAACAATTTAGTATCGTTTGTTAATGCACCAACATTGCAGTTTGTTTTTCAGGTGGTGCTCATAACTTTTTTCCTGTTGCTTTTTGGCGAGATATTTCCGAAGGTTTATGCAACACACTTTGCCTTGCGTTTTGCCCGTTTTATGGCATTGCCATTACAAACACTGGAAAAGTTGTTTCGCCCGATAAATGCGATACTCATCTACTCAACCGGATTTGTAAACCGCCGCTTGCAGAAACACAAAAAGAACATCTCGATGGATGAGATTTCGCAGGCACTTGAGTTAACATCCGACCAGGAACTTTCGGATGAAAAAGAGATTTTGGAAGGAATTGTAAAATTCGGAAATAAAAGCGTGGAAGAGATTATGACTCCACGCGTTGATGTAGTTTCCATCGATATAAAAGCGAATTTTGAAGAGGTTCTGGAGATTATAAACGATTCGGGTTACTCGCGAATTCCGGTTTACATTGATTCGTTCGACGAAATTGGCGGTCTGTTATACATTAAAGATATTCTTCAGCACAGCCATAAAAACAAAACGTTTAAATGGCAGACTTTAATTCGGCCACCATTTTATGTGCCCGACACCAAAAAGATCAGTTCGCTTTTGGAAGAATTTCAGAAAACCAAAGTACACATTGCCATTGTGGTTGATGAGTACGGAGGAACTTCAGGGATCGTTTCGCTGGAAGATATACTGGAGGAAATTGTTGGCGATATTACCGATGAGTTTGATGATGAAGAAAGTTTCTTCACACAACTATCGGAAAACTCTTACTTGTTCGACGCCAAGGTTTTACTGGGCGACTTTTACAGGGTTGTAAATTGCGACGATACCATTTTTGACGAAGTAAAAGGTGATGCTGATACGCTCGCCGGCCTTATTCTTGAAATAAAAGGAGAGATCCCTTCGTTAAAAGAACAAGTAAAATGCAAAACATTCACTTTTACCATTGAAGAGGTTGATAACCGCCGGATTAAACAAATCAAGGTGGTGGTTAATCAGTAG
- the mutY gene encoding A/G-specific adenine glycosylase, whose protein sequence is MDNFHTNIYNWYNINKRDLPWRKDRNPYKIWLSEIILQQTRVEQGKNYFYRFVENYPTVNDLANAHEDEVLKLWQGLGYYSRARNLHASAKIIASQYNGTFPNDYKSIIALKGVGPYTAAAVASIAFNLPYPAVDGNIYRVLSRYYGIETPIDSSAGKKAFNELAEELIRGQNPGMHNQALMEFGALQCVPKSPKCENCPLVDSCFAYTKGLVSQLPVKEKKTKQRHRYFYYYLYDMGDSILLDKRSGNDIWQNLYQLPLIEREKALSDSELLNADHPAKNSQVNIKYISGQKKHILSHQIIHAKLIYLEVQANFNNPLPLIRVNKKDISKFAVSRLVEQFLHEAGLGL, encoded by the coding sequence ATGGACAATTTTCATACCAACATTTACAATTGGTACAACATAAATAAGCGTGATTTACCGTGGCGAAAAGACCGAAATCCTTATAAGATTTGGCTTTCAGAGATTATACTTCAGCAAACGCGCGTTGAGCAGGGCAAAAACTACTTTTACCGCTTTGTAGAGAACTATCCCACGGTAAATGATTTGGCCAATGCCCACGAAGACGAGGTGCTAAAACTCTGGCAGGGACTGGGTTACTATTCGCGTGCCCGAAACCTGCATGCTTCGGCAAAAATTATTGCATCGCAGTACAACGGAACTTTCCCCAACGATTATAAAAGCATTATAGCACTAAAAGGGGTTGGCCCTTATACGGCTGCTGCTGTTGCATCCATTGCATTCAACCTGCCCTACCCTGCGGTTGATGGTAATATATATAGGGTACTGTCGAGATATTATGGGATTGAGACTCCCATTGACTCGTCGGCAGGCAAAAAGGCGTTTAATGAACTGGCTGAAGAATTGATCCGCGGGCAGAATCCGGGCATGCACAACCAGGCACTTATGGAATTTGGTGCTTTGCAATGTGTCCCTAAATCGCCAAAATGCGAAAATTGTCCGCTTGTTGATTCCTGTTTTGCTTATACGAAAGGGCTTGTTAGTCAACTTCCGGTAAAAGAAAAAAAGACCAAACAGCGCCATCGCTATTTTTACTATTATTTATATGACATGGGCGATTCAATATTACTGGATAAAAGATCGGGCAACGATATCTGGCAAAACCTGTATCAATTACCGCTGATTGAGCGCGAAAAAGCACTTTCTGATTCGGAATTGCTAAATGCAGATCATCCGGCAAAAAATTCGCAGGTTAATATTAAATATATAAGCGGGCAAAAAAAACATATTTTGAGCCACCAGATTATTCACGCAAAATTGATATATCTTGAAGTTCAGGCCAATTTTAATAATCCGTTGCCACTAATTCGGGTAAATAAAAAAGATATTTCTAAATTTGCTGTATCCCGACTGGTTGAACAGTTTTTACATGAGGCCGGATTGGGACTATAA
- a CDS encoding Rne/Rng family ribonuclease, translating to MSSDLIIDVTPSEIVIALQEKKKLAELSRERSGAKFAVGDIYLGKVKKIMPSLNAAFIDVGYSKDAFLHYLDMGPQFATLNKFLRIASSRKNKISSISRIHSEPDIYKEGKVNELLKVGQKILVQVAKEPINTKGPRLTSEISIAGRNLVLMPFSDKISVSQKIRSTEEKNRLKKLIQSIKPRKYGVIIRTVAEGKKVAELDKELRRLVEKWETTFQKLRRAQAPSLIIGEIDRTTALLRDIYHPDFNSIIVNEQSVASEIADYIGSIQADKKKIVKYYKGRQPIFEHYGIDKQIKASFGKTVSFKDGAYLIVEHTEAFHVIDVNSGNRARAGNDQEKNALEVNLAACDEIARQLRLRDMGGIIVIDFIDMHVAANRQKVNDHMKEIMADDRTKHNILPLSKFCLMQITRQRVRPEEKVETAESCPTCKGSGKVVPTVLFADDIEGKVNYALKELNKKKLNLKVHPYTAAYLTKGWKSPQMKWFFKYLKWVSVEAVNSYSYLEYHFFDENEEEIIL from the coding sequence GTGAGTAGCGATTTAATAATTGATGTAACTCCATCCGAAATTGTTATTGCCTTACAGGAAAAGAAGAAGCTTGCAGAACTATCAAGAGAGAGAAGCGGGGCAAAATTCGCTGTCGGAGATATATACCTCGGCAAAGTAAAAAAAATTATGCCCAGTTTGAACGCTGCTTTTATCGATGTAGGCTACAGTAAAGATGCTTTTTTACATTACCTCGACATGGGGCCACAATTCGCCACACTAAATAAGTTCCTGCGAATTGCCTCATCACGAAAAAACAAAATTTCTTCTATCTCACGGATTCATTCCGAACCCGACATTTATAAAGAAGGTAAAGTAAACGAGCTGCTAAAAGTTGGTCAGAAAATTTTGGTTCAGGTTGCAAAAGAACCAATTAATACAAAAGGCCCGCGGTTAACATCAGAAATCTCCATTGCAGGGAGGAATTTAGTTTTAATGCCATTTAGCGACAAAATATCAGTGTCGCAAAAAATCAGATCGACCGAAGAAAAAAACAGGTTGAAAAAACTGATTCAGAGTATTAAACCACGCAAATATGGAGTAATAATCCGCACTGTAGCAGAAGGTAAAAAAGTAGCAGAACTCGACAAAGAGCTTCGACGTTTGGTAGAAAAGTGGGAAACCACCTTTCAAAAGCTTCGCAGGGCACAGGCACCATCGCTGATAATTGGCGAGATTGACCGAACAACAGCTCTGTTGCGCGATATTTATCATCCCGACTTCAACAGCATTATTGTAAACGAGCAATCGGTAGCGTCAGAAATTGCCGATTACATAGGTAGCATTCAGGCCGACAAGAAAAAGATAGTTAAATACTATAAAGGACGTCAGCCAATTTTCGAACATTACGGCATTGATAAACAAATTAAAGCGTCGTTCGGAAAAACCGTATCATTTAAAGATGGTGCCTATTTAATCGTAGAACACACCGAAGCGTTTCATGTAATTGATGTAAACAGCGGGAATCGCGCAAGAGCCGGAAACGACCAGGAAAAAAATGCACTGGAAGTAAACCTGGCTGCCTGCGACGAAATAGCAAGACAATTACGGTTGCGAGACATGGGAGGAATCATTGTAATTGATTTCATCGACATGCATGTCGCGGCCAATCGCCAGAAAGTGAACGATCACATGAAGGAGATTATGGCCGACGACCGGACCAAGCACAACATTCTTCCACTTAGTAAGTTTTGCCTGATGCAAATTACCAGGCAAAGAGTTCGTCCGGAAGAAAAGGTTGAGACTGCCGAGAGCTGTCCAACTTGTAAAGGAAGTGGAAAAGTTGTGCCTACTGTATTATTTGCCGACGATATCGAAGGTAAAGTAAACTATGCGCTAAAGGAATTGAATAAGAAGAAACTAAATCTGAAAGTTCATCCTTATACAGCTGCTTATCTCACAAAAGGCTGGAAAAGCCCGCAAATGAAGTGGTTTTTCAAGTACCTGAAATGGGTAAGCGTTGAAGCTGTAAATTCATATTCCTATCTGGAATATCATTTTTTTGATGAGAATGAAGAAGAAATTATTTTATAA